The region cagatcatgaactccttattaccaaattcagactcaaattgaagaaaatagggaaaaccactagaccattcaggtatgacctaaatcaaatcccgtatgattatacagtggaagtgagaaatagatttaagggcctagatctgatagatagagcgcctgatgaactatgtttTGGCAAATGGACTGCTAATTACAAACAAAATCACCCTGTCCATACCCTTACCCCCAGCCCACCTATTTTCATCAAGTGTCTTTGGATCAACAAGAAGTTACCAGGTTAGCAAACCGTTATCCAACTcaattttaatagatatttgtGCAAAGAACAAATGCAAACACATGTTTGACAAGGGTATAGTAAACTGATTCTCAGATCTGTCATGGATTAAAATCCAGATTTCTCTACCAGATGAACCTCGTGGATGAGAAGTGCTGCCTAAGAGAACTCTGTAAAAGTTGGGCAAATTATGATTAAACAACAATGTCCTATGTATAGTATAGagagctatattcagtatcctatgatgagtcctaatggaaaaaatattttaaaagaatatatatatatgtatatatattactgaatcactttgctgtatggcagtaattaacacagcattgtagatcagctatacttcaattaaatggaaaaaagtgGATAAATCAAAGTGTCACAGGGTGGCTATCCCATTGATTCTCTACTGCTATATCCATCCTTCCTCTACCCCTAGGTAGCTACATCATCTGGATGCCAGATATTTTCAGAAAGGGATTTGATATAAGATCTGAGATATATAAATAGCATGAATGTAACACATCTCACTTATGAGACCTGCTTCTAACAGTCTCTTACGAAGCAATTGCATcctattttcttttatgtaaatttttgtttctgtatatACATCAGGCACTCAGTTCTACCTGTACTTTTTAGACAGGTCGTGCTTAGCCAAGTCCTATGATTTAATGTGAGGTGCTATGACATTAATAACTAGGGGTTGCAAGAAGTAACATAGCAGTGATCAATGGCTTCTTGGTTGATGGTTTTACaatgtgtgaagtcgctcagtcgtgtccgactctttgtgaccctgtggactggagtctgccaggctcctctatccatgggattcttcaggcaagaatactggagtgggttgccatttccttctccagtgatcagTGGCTTCTTGGTTGATGGTTTTACAATAAGAGATATCAACTGCCGAAGTCATTATACTTGAAACACTTCTGTTTTAGCACAACCCAAGAGAACAATGAGAATGATAGTGTCAGCATCTTTTAAGTGCCTAACATATTCCAGGCCCTACTTAGGTCCTTTCTTTGGACCATCACAAAACTCCAGGAAAGTACATTTCATCTCTCAGTGTAAAATGTCAGATAAACCTTGATCCTCTGAAAGCCTATGACTTTGGGCAAGATCAAATACttagggcttctgtggtggctcagtgttaaagaatctgcatgtcagtgcaggagacccgggtgccATCCCTAATCTAGCAGGATCCCACATGACATGGAGCACCTAAGCCCTTGCACtaaaactattgagcctgtgctctaataGAGCcctgacgctgctgctgctgacccCACGCGCTctgtgctccaccacaagagaagccactgcaatgagaagcctgtgcaccacagctagagtgtAGCCCCCACTCTCGGCACCTCAAGAAAAGCCCATgaagcaacggagacccagcacagacaaaaataaacaaacataattATCTACTTAGCAGGCTGTTGAACTGCTGTTGATATTCATATGCCAATGACGCGGAATTTTTGATCTTCCTACTGCATCAGTGTGTCTTTTATTGGTATCTTTTATGTTTGGCTTGTTTAACACTATCAAAAACATGAACCAGCAACAAAAATTTGTACATAATCAACTAAGGAAAAGTCTAATAAACTACTAAACAAAAGTGCATACCAGTTCAAACAAGATGTGCTACAGGCACATCCATGAAACATTAGCAACCACAACATAAATAAGCATAGGACCTCTTGTCGGTGATTCTAACAGTTCCCATTATCATTGACCGGGATAGTAAGAGTATGAccagatataaaatattaaatgcatatAACCACACAGACCCCTTTTAAATTGccaagtcattttattttaaaataataacttcaGAAAAGTTACAGGATTTTGTAACTATCAGAGTGATTATCGTTCATTTCTTCCAGTAGGTGCCAATGTGAGTTTCTCCATTTTGTGTCCTCTAGtctgtatttatttggcttcaagGGATTATTTTTCCAACAGTTTATTCTTCAGTTTCtcctttcaaaatatcttttacaTAGTAAAGGACACCTATAACTGCtgtaagcaaaaaataaaaaataaaaaaacatgcgTAAAAGCAATAGAACAACTATTAAGTTTACAGTCTGTAGTTCCAAGGCTCGAATACGTAGTTTTGTGTCAGGTGGAGGGCCACTATCTACACTGCTGCCTGGTCCTCTCTCAGTACAATTTGGTGGTTTCCAACCTAGCTGACAGTGacaatttttgttattgttgcacACCCCTCTCTAATTGCATTTCTTGACATCGCAGTCAAAACCCTGGTCTTGAAAAAGAGTACAGTTTTGGTCCTTACAGTATGCTCCTGGGCCACATGTTGCACCATCCACTACAAGCCCCATTTCTGGCATGTCTGTCCCGAAGTGGGCATCATACCCAAAGCAGGTTTGTGGTGTAACATCCTTTActaccggagaaggcgatggcaccccactccagtattctcgcctggaaaatcccatggatggaggagcctgataggctgcagtccatggggtcgctaagagtggggcacgactgagcgacttcacttccgcttttcgctttcatgcattggaggaaatggcaacccactccagttttcttgcctggagaatcccagggacagaggagcctagtgggctgccgtctatggggtcatacagagttggacacgattgcagcagcagcatcctttacTATTATTTGATGAAATGCAGTGTGCTCCCCACCACCAGGAATTTCCTTCACATTGCTACAGTGTAGCAGTCCACACAGAACATCATCTTGTTCACATTGTACAGGTTTTCCTCCTTCTCAAATCACCCTCACACCACAGTTTCCGACTTGGTCACCCCTGACATTCAATACGTCATAGCATGCTGGGACAGCATCTTTTATGTCATAGCCAAAGGAGGGCTTGACAGTGTAAATCACAGTCACTACAGTTTCCCCTCACACAAACAGCTGATGCTGTTCCTTCCTGTATATAAGTGTCAGCTGGACATGGGGTTCCGTCCTGTATATAAGTGTCAGCTGGACAGTCATGTGTCTTCCCATTACAGTATTCTGGTAGATCACAAATACCAAGAGTATCTCTGTACATATATCCAGGTTGAGCATATTTACACTTCATGCAGCAATCTCCATGATCACAACCACTGCCAAGGCTGAGGATACAACTGGTTTCGCAACATGAAACCTTACTACAGTCTTTTAAGGTGCCACAGTCACATTCTTCAAAATTATCTATTATCTTGTCACCACACCGTCTAGCTACATAAGGAAAATTATTATATGCTATATTTAGTGAGCTCAAACAAGGATCCCACATATGCAACCACTGATGAATAGCCTCAAAAGTACAATTGCTCATCATGTCTAGAAGACCAGGATTAGGAGCCATGAGGCACTGATATCTTTGAAAACACCGACAACCTGGAACATCATGAAATGCACCCATAAGACCTATTGCATGTGCTCCAACAGTAGCAGCTAAAGTATGTGATATCTTACAACATATAAATATGATGCTCGCCAATTGGGGTTGCATATTCCATTATGGCTGCTATAATAGGAGGTCCCAGTGATCTTATGTCCTGTTAAAAGCAATGAAGTATCACGTGGTACATTTGCATAAAAATTCTGAGAGTTCCATAAACCAAACTGATTCTTTGCCTCTGCAGTGCTTCTAAACCTTTGGAGATTCATCTGATCCCTCTGACTCCATATTGCACAGAGCACATATGAAAACCTGAAGTTGACCCTGGTAATAAATGGTGTGCAATATGTTGTTTATAATCACTATATTCTCTTATTACACGTGTTTCATTACTCTTCTGAACAACTAATGAGTTTGAAACTGTGTAGTGAACTTTTAAGGCTTTCCTGTGTGGCCACCACAAATACACAGCGCCTGCTCTAGGCATTTCAGAAATCATTGCCTCCTCATACTCTTGATTTGTATCTTTCTCTTCAGCCTCACatttctcatcctctgctgctgttTTCTGTGTCACAAGCTGAGAAATCAGATGCTCAAATTTGGAAGAAGCCTCCAATGGTTTGATTTCGTAAGTGAAGTCATCcagctgcagcatgccacgcaGACCCCCATGGCAGGTGTCCAGGGTGCCCATGGACCCAGGAACCCCTTCCAGGTAGCTAAAGTAGTAACAGTCTCGGGGGATATAAGGGTAGTTCTCCTGCATGGCACCTTGGTCGTTATCGGTGATAACAGGAAAATGTCTGGGCAGCAAGTTCTTCTTGACTCTCAAATGAACCACATGTCTTTGGCCGCTGAAGCGAATCTTGTAGGAGAGCTGGCCTTGTCTCT is a window of Ovis canadensis isolate MfBH-ARS-UI-01 breed Bighorn chromosome 7, ARS-UI_OviCan_v2, whole genome shotgun sequence DNA encoding:
- the LOC138444243 gene encoding disintegrin and metalloproteinase domain-containing protein 20-like — encoded protein: MGRAWTQAHLRGDLWLPLLWLFLSPTCCSHDPPGWRFTSSEIVIPRKVSHRVSGIERQGQLSYKIRFSGQRHVVHLRVKKNLLPRHFPVITDNDQGAMQENYPYIPRDCYYFSYLEGVPGSMGTLDTCHGGLRGMLQLDDFTYEIKPLEASSKFEHLISQLVTQKTAAEDEKCEAEEKDTNQEYEEAMISEMPRAGAVYLWWPHRKALKVHYTVSNSLVVQKSNETRVIREYSDYKQHIAHHLLPGSTSGFHMCSVQYGVRGIR